The Candidatus Nanosynbacter lyticus genome window below encodes:
- a CDS encoding nucleotide exchange factor GrpE yields the protein MTKSKAKKTEDLEQQLGELTLDLQRTRADFENYRKRVEAEKQSAHQMGQAKSVMKLLPVIDTIERAIANVPEELADNAWAKGVAGLNKQLDKQLKEIGLEQIDAKPGTVFNPELHQAIQFDESAEGDKEVIAEELRAGYTLDGVVIRDAMVKVTRQSSESPQTNVRVNTDTSEK from the coding sequence ATGACGAAGAGTAAGGCTAAAAAAACTGAAGATTTGGAGCAGCAGTTGGGCGAGTTGACGTTGGATTTGCAGCGGACGCGGGCGGATTTTGAGAACTACCGCAAGCGTGTCGAGGCGGAAAAACAGTCAGCGCATCAAATGGGTCAGGCTAAGTCAGTGATGAAATTGTTACCAGTGATTGACACGATTGAGCGAGCGATTGCCAATGTGCCGGAGGAACTAGCGGATAACGCCTGGGCGAAAGGTGTGGCTGGCCTGAATAAACAGCTTGATAAGCAACTGAAAGAAATCGGCCTCGAGCAAATCGACGCTAAACCCGGCACAGTATTTAATCCTGAACTACACCAAGCTATTCAATTTGACGAATCAGCAGAAGGCGACAAAGAAGTGATTGCTGAGGAACTACGTGCTGGCTATACACTAGACGGCGTAGTAATTCGCGACGCGATGGTTAAAGTGACGCGCCAGTCATCGGAATCACCGCAGACGAATGTCAGGGTAAACACTGACACATCAGAGAAATAA
- the dnaK gene encoding molecular chaperone DnaK has translation MGKIIGIDLGTTNSAFAYMLAGKPEVIANAEGNRTTPSVVAINKKGERLVGQVAQRQRVTNPKNTIYGVKRFIGRKFDDKEVQKDRGLMPFKIVKKGAGVAVEMGGKEYTPEEVSAMILGKIKADAEAFLGEKVTEAVITVPAYFDDSQRQATKDAGKIAGLEVKRIINEPTAAALAYGLEKGKNDETIVVFDLGGGTFDVSILELGDGVFEVKATNGDTHLGGEDFDNVIVNYFLDDFKSKEGIDLRKDNAAMQRLKDEAEKAKKELSTVTEYEVNIPFITADADGPKHFELSLTRAKLEDLVKDLLARLDGPVEKALKDAKLSKSDIQNVVMVGGMTRMPAVVERVKKLFGKDPMQGVNPDEVVAVGAAIQGGVLAGDVKDVLLLDVTPLSLGIETMGGVSTKLIERNTTVPTSKSEVFSTAADNQPQVEIHVLQGEREFANDNKSLGRFVLDGIAPAPRGVPQIEVTFNIDANGILNVTAKDKGTGKEQSITIQNSGNMSKEDIEKAQKEAELHADEDKKKRETVDAKNQLENAIYQAKKMPDEFKDKISDDDKKAIDEAVKEAENHKDADDKDELEAAAKALQDAIMPIGAKMYQQAAEDNKAGESKDDKKSDKDEPVEGEVVDEK, from the coding sequence ATGGGTAAAATTATCGGAATCGACCTCGGTACAACCAACAGCGCCTTTGCGTACATGCTGGCGGGTAAGCCGGAAGTCATCGCTAACGCCGAAGGTAATCGTACGACGCCATCAGTGGTAGCGATTAATAAAAAGGGCGAACGCTTGGTTGGGCAAGTAGCGCAGCGTCAGCGTGTGACTAATCCAAAGAACACAATTTATGGTGTCAAGCGCTTTATTGGCCGTAAGTTTGATGACAAAGAAGTCCAAAAAGACCGTGGCCTCATGCCGTTTAAGATCGTCAAGAAAGGTGCGGGTGTGGCCGTGGAAATGGGTGGCAAGGAATACACGCCAGAAGAAGTTTCAGCCATGATCCTCGGCAAAATTAAGGCCGATGCCGAAGCCTTCCTGGGCGAAAAAGTCACCGAAGCAGTTATCACTGTGCCAGCCTACTTTGACGATTCGCAGCGTCAAGCCACCAAAGACGCCGGTAAAATTGCTGGCCTGGAAGTTAAGCGCATCATCAATGAGCCGACGGCCGCTGCTCTGGCGTACGGCCTGGAGAAGGGTAAAAATGACGAAACCATCGTGGTGTTTGACCTTGGTGGTGGTACCTTTGACGTTTCCATCCTGGAGCTCGGCGACGGTGTGTTTGAAGTGAAAGCCACGAATGGTGACACCCACCTGGGTGGTGAAGACTTTGACAATGTCATCGTTAATTACTTCCTGGATGACTTTAAGTCTAAAGAAGGCATCGACCTACGTAAAGACAATGCAGCCATGCAGCGTCTAAAGGACGAAGCCGAAAAGGCTAAGAAGGAGCTATCAACAGTCACTGAATACGAAGTTAATATTCCGTTTATTACCGCTGACGCTGACGGGCCAAAGCACTTTGAATTGAGTCTAACGCGGGCGAAGTTGGAAGATTTGGTGAAAGATCTGTTGGCGCGTCTTGACGGTCCAGTTGAAAAAGCACTCAAAGACGCTAAATTGTCAAAATCTGACATCCAAAATGTTGTTATGGTTGGCGGTATGACCCGGATGCCAGCAGTGGTCGAGCGGGTGAAGAAGCTGTTCGGCAAAGATCCAATGCAAGGTGTTAACCCAGACGAAGTGGTGGCTGTCGGTGCAGCTATTCAGGGCGGCGTGTTGGCAGGCGACGTCAAGGATGTGCTGCTGCTGGACGTGACGCCGTTAAGCCTTGGTATTGAGACAATGGGCGGTGTGTCGACCAAGCTGATCGAGCGTAACACCACTGTACCAACCAGCAAGAGCGAAGTGTTCTCGACGGCTGCTGACAATCAGCCGCAAGTGGAGATTCACGTCTTGCAGGGTGAGCGCGAATTCGCCAATGACAACAAGAGCTTGGGTCGATTTGTGCTTGATGGTATCGCACCAGCGCCACGCGGCGTGCCGCAGATTGAAGTGACGTTTAACATTGATGCTAACGGTATCCTTAATGTTACCGCCAAAGATAAAGGCACTGGCAAGGAACAATCAATTACCATCCAAAACTCTGGCAACATGAGCAAGGAAGATATCGAAAAAGCCCAGAAAGAAGCTGAGCTGCACGCTGACGAGGATAAGAAAAAGCGCGAAACGGTTGACGCCAAGAACCAGCTGGAAAACGCTATCTACCAGGCCAAGAAAATGCCGGATGAGTTTAAGGACAAGATCTCTGACGACGATAAAAAGGCGATTGACGAGGCGGTCAAAGAAGCAGAAAATCACAAAGATGCTGACGACAAGGATGAACTAGAAGCGGCAGCCAAAGCACTGCAGGACGCTATCATGCCAATTGGCGCCAAAATGTATCAGCAAGCTGCTGAGGACAACAAGGCTGGCGAGTCGAAGGACGACAAAAAGTCTGACAAAGACGAGCCAGTCGAGGGCGAGGTGGTTGACGAGAAATAA